In a genomic window of Deinococcus roseus:
- a CDS encoding MazG family protein — MQELLNIMRRLRAPGGCPWDQEQTHETLRPYMLEEAAEAVDAISKGDLKELTGELGDVLLQVAFHSVIAEENGTFSYAEVEKSICDKLIRRHPHVFGDTSVENADEVVQNWQAIKTAENGGKEKHPLERIPSSLGALERSRQVLKALQLPKGSLAEVQTALQTASDTEESVLDVLEAVVQWARTLDINPEIALRSRTEQRIAHALKPAE; from the coding sequence ATGCAAGAGTTGCTGAACATCATGCGTCGCCTGCGGGCTCCGGGGGGTTGCCCCTGGGACCAGGAGCAAACCCATGAAACGCTGCGCCCTTACATGCTGGAAGAAGCTGCAGAGGCCGTGGACGCCATCTCCAAAGGGGACCTGAAAGAACTGACGGGCGAACTGGGAGATGTGCTGTTGCAGGTGGCCTTTCATTCGGTCATTGCAGAGGAAAACGGCACTTTCAGTTATGCAGAGGTGGAAAAATCCATCTGTGACAAGCTGATCCGCCGCCATCCCCACGTTTTCGGAGACACCAGCGTAGAAAATGCAGATGAGGTGGTGCAGAACTGGCAAGCCATCAAAACCGCAGAAAACGGTGGAAAAGAAAAACACCCCCTGGAACGCATTCCCAGCAGCCTGGGTGCCCTGGAGCGCAGCCGTCAGGTTTTAAAAGCCCTGCAACTCCCAAAAGGCAGCCTTGCTGAAGTGCAAACCGCTCTGCAAACCGCCAGCGACACAGAAGAAAGCGTGCTGGACGTTCTGGAAGCTGTGGTTCAGTGGGCCAGAACCCTGGACATCAACCCCGAAATTGCCCTGAGGTCCCGCACCGAACAGCGAATTGCCCATGCCCTTAAGCCTGCTGAATGA
- a CDS encoding acetate kinase: MHDTLVINCGSSSLKFALIRLSSQETLLSGLAEKLFEAEPVLTVKSAAGKQVVKLSEQGHAEAMRGILGVLQEQDLLSQVSSVGHRVVHGGEFFKSATRIDAAVVQAIRDCIPLAPLHNPANLLGIEEAMKAFPDLPHVAIFDTAFHQTMPEQAYRYALPDNLYQEHGVRRYGFHGTSHQYVTQQAAKLLGKPLEDTCLVSAHLGNGCSITAVKGGQSVDTSMGMTPLEGLVMGTRSGDLDPNIHLFLSQTLGWTLEQVTNVLNKKSGLLGISGLSNDCRELEEAKNQGHAGATLALEVFCYRLAKYVAAMAVPLGRVDALIFTGGIGENSRFVREKTLSHLGILGFHLDPEKNAGMVGGQSGPITREGGPVALVVGTNEERMIALQTREVLS; this comes from the coding sequence ATGCACGATACCCTGGTGATCAATTGTGGCAGTTCCTCTTTAAAATTTGCCCTGATCCGGCTGTCCAGTCAGGAGACCCTGCTGAGCGGTCTGGCCGAGAAATTGTTTGAAGCAGAACCCGTGCTGACCGTCAAAAGTGCTGCCGGGAAACAGGTGGTGAAGCTTTCAGAGCAAGGCCACGCCGAGGCCATGCGCGGCATTCTGGGGGTGTTGCAGGAACAGGATTTGCTGTCCCAGGTGTCCAGTGTGGGTCATCGGGTGGTGCATGGTGGGGAGTTCTTCAAATCTGCGACCCGCATTGATGCTGCCGTGGTGCAGGCCATTCGGGACTGCATTCCGCTGGCTCCGCTGCACAATCCGGCCAACCTGCTGGGCATCGAGGAGGCCATGAAAGCTTTCCCGGACCTGCCCCATGTGGCCATTTTTGACACGGCCTTTCACCAGACCATGCCAGAGCAGGCTTACCGCTATGCCCTGCCCGATAACCTGTACCAGGAGCATGGGGTGAGGCGCTATGGTTTTCACGGGACCAGCCACCAGTACGTGACCCAGCAGGCGGCAAAGTTGCTGGGAAAACCCCTGGAGGACACCTGTCTGGTCAGTGCCCACCTGGGAAACGGTTGCTCGATCACGGCGGTGAAAGGAGGCCAGAGTGTGGACACCAGCATGGGCATGACTCCACTGGAAGGGCTGGTGATGGGCACCCGTTCAGGAGACCTGGACCCCAACATTCATTTGTTCCTGTCCCAGACGCTGGGCTGGACACTGGAGCAAGTCACGAATGTGCTGAACAAAAAAAGCGGATTGCTGGGCATCTCCGGGCTGTCCAACGACTGTCGGGAGCTGGAAGAGGCAAAAAATCAGGGACATGCAGGTGCAACGCTGGCCCTGGAGGTGTTCTGTTACCGTCTGGCCAAGTATGTGGCTGCCATGGCAGTGCCTCTGGGCAGGGTGGACGCCCTGATCTTCACAGGAGGCATCGGAGAGAACAGCCGTTTCGTGCGTGAGAAAACCCTGTCCCACCTGGGCATTCTGGGGTTTCATCTGGACCCGGAGAAGAATGCTGGCATGGTGGGAGGCCAGTCGGGTCCCATCACCCGTGAAGGTGGGCCAGTGGCCCTGGTGGTGGGCACCAACGAAGAGCGGATGATTGCTTTGCAAACCCGGGAGGTGCTGTCGTGA
- the mreD gene encoding rod shape-determining protein MreD codes for MIRPLLFVLFSVILQGIFPILLPRAWGFDGPDLFLLLALIFAARLPMNWGMLVAFVVGLFQDALGAGLMGLHATALAGAVYLFYGARVWLSQQTPGRETLCLILALIGQWTVFLFLTYWLRSNLVTVHTLYTVLPSQVVFTLLFTPLMYRFADFALGRVATDDRRL; via the coding sequence GTGATTCGACCCCTGCTTTTTGTGCTGTTCAGCGTGATCCTGCAAGGCATCTTTCCGATTTTGTTGCCCCGTGCCTGGGGCTTTGACGGCCCCGATCTTTTCCTGCTGCTGGCCCTGATTTTTGCGGCCCGCCTTCCCATGAACTGGGGGATGCTGGTGGCTTTTGTGGTGGGGCTGTTTCAGGATGCGCTGGGTGCAGGCCTGATGGGGCTGCATGCCACCGCACTGGCAGGAGCCGTTTACCTGTTTTACGGGGCCAGGGTGTGGCTCAGCCAGCAAACCCCCGGACGGGAAACCCTCTGCCTGATCCTGGCCTTGATCGGCCAGTGGACGGTGTTTCTGTTCCTGACCTACTGGCTGCGCAGCAATCTGGTCACCGTGCACACGCTTTACACGGTGCTGCCGTCGCAGGTGGTGTTCACCCTGCTGTTCACGCCCCTGATGTACCGGTTTGCTGACTTTGCGCTGGGCCGCGTTGCCACCGATGACCGGAGACTATGA
- a CDS encoding helix-turn-helix domain-containing protein, with translation MENTETASTHEPTQSTFAQRLRELIGEQSVSGFARKVGLGEALIRKYLTGAEPSLSRANQIARAANCSLEWLATGGGFRYRQAEVVDMAALELAIKYALQLSGQTDTHFKLDATMKLMVTLYQYLRATKKPDGNFDEQETLQFGRYIATLCGV, from the coding sequence ATGGAAAACACCGAAACTGCCTCCACCCACGAACCCACACAGAGCACCTTTGCCCAGCGCCTCAGAGAACTGATCGGAGAGCAAAGCGTGTCTGGCTTTGCCCGCAAGGTCGGACTGGGAGAAGCCCTGATCCGCAAATACCTCACTGGGGCAGAACCCAGCCTCTCCAGAGCCAACCAGATCGCCCGTGCCGCCAACTGCTCGCTGGAATGGCTGGCCACCGGGGGCGGTTTCCGCTACCGTCAGGCCGAAGTCGTGGACATGGCCGCCCTGGAACTGGCCATCAAATACGCCCTGCAACTCTCCGGGCAGACCGACACCCACTTCAAACTGGACGCCACCATGAAACTGATGGTGACCCTCTACCAGTACCTCAGGGCCACCAAAAAACCCGATGGCAACTTCGATGAGCAGGAGACCCTGCAATTTGGCCGGTACATCGCCACCCTCTGCGGCGTGTGA
- a CDS encoding peptidoglycan D,D-transpeptidase FtsI family protein codes for MNRLKWIALFFTLVLVAFGYRLYDWQIKKYDQFQSRSESNTLKSGPIRAWRGEIRTRDGLLLATNRLSVDLIYKWVSSRDNKPIESWEKIRYLAGIKDPKMPELPVGSEITLALNIPQQNLSALYEYVVFQPNLELRERIERVYPQGKLASNLLGYVGPIDETELDSGQYQRGDISGKTGLEASLETQLRGINGLKLTEVDFKGRRITERVEQEGEAGKNYTLTIDSKLQKAAEKALDEALTDILRQHKSRRNIKEAHGAIVALDPRNGEVLALASRPTFDPNWFARSPTAPEAGKALAADRIDSPMINRAVNAFSPGSVFKPSTTDAILESYTYNPVFNCPSSIFYGGRAWKNWDWRNRGPIDGREAIAQSCNPWYFQASINAKAGPVSFSNTLARRVKELGFGKETGIELIGEKTGNIPSQKDYKEWYPGFTLNMSIGQGDVLVTPLQLAKVLSTLVNEGKNQPLTVIRAINGTVQPHKKTSQVAGQAWVWKQVKQGMEMTTREGTSKHMLGPDLFPVRTGGKTGTAQTNARVDGQVQQFEHSWYEGYGPLDNPNLVVVAFFEFGGEGSGVALPAVKKVMAAHWGIKLDDKLKVVPVDELPAD; via the coding sequence ATGAACCGCCTCAAGTGGATCGCACTGTTTTTCACACTGGTGCTGGTGGCCTTCGGGTACCGGCTGTACGACTGGCAGATCAAAAAGTACGACCAGTTCCAGTCCCGCAGTGAAAGCAACACCCTAAAGAGCGGCCCCATCCGGGCGTGGCGGGGAGAAATCCGCACCAGAGATGGCCTCTTGCTCGCCACCAACCGCCTCAGTGTGGATCTGATTTACAAGTGGGTCAGTTCCCGCGACAACAAACCCATCGAATCCTGGGAGAAAATCCGTTACCTGGCGGGCATCAAAGACCCCAAAATGCCAGAGTTGCCTGTGGGCAGCGAAATCACCCTGGCACTCAACATCCCCCAGCAGAACCTTTCGGCGCTGTACGAATACGTGGTGTTCCAGCCCAACCTGGAACTGCGGGAACGCATCGAACGGGTGTATCCGCAGGGAAAACTGGCCTCCAACCTGCTGGGTTACGTGGGTCCGATTGATGAGACAGAGCTGGACTCCGGGCAATACCAGCGCGGAGACATCAGCGGCAAAACCGGCCTGGAAGCCAGCCTGGAAACGCAACTGCGCGGCATCAACGGCCTGAAACTCACCGAGGTGGATTTCAAGGGCAGGCGCATCACCGAGCGGGTCGAACAGGAAGGGGAAGCAGGCAAAAACTACACCCTCACCATCGACAGCAAGCTGCAGAAAGCCGCCGAGAAAGCCCTGGATGAAGCCCTCACCGACATCCTGCGGCAGCACAAGAGCCGCCGCAACATCAAAGAAGCCCACGGGGCCATTGTGGCCCTCGACCCCCGCAATGGAGAGGTGCTGGCCCTCGCCAGCAGACCCACTTTTGACCCCAACTGGTTTGCCCGTTCCCCAACCGCACCCGAAGCCGGAAAAGCGCTGGCCGCAGACCGCATCGACAGCCCCATGATCAACCGGGCCGTGAATGCCTTCAGTCCAGGCAGTGTGTTCAAACCCAGCACCACCGATGCCATTCTGGAATCCTACACTTACAACCCGGTGTTCAACTGCCCTTCCAGCATTTTTTATGGCGGTCGGGCCTGGAAAAACTGGGACTGGCGCAACCGGGGACCCATTGACGGGCGGGAAGCCATCGCACAGTCCTGCAATCCCTGGTATTTTCAGGCTTCCATCAATGCCAAAGCAGGCCCTGTCTCTTTTTCCAACACCCTCGCCAGAAGGGTGAAAGAACTGGGCTTCGGCAAGGAAACCGGCATTGAACTGATCGGCGAGAAAACCGGGAACATCCCCAGCCAGAAAGACTACAAGGAATGGTACCCCGGCTTCACCCTCAACATGTCCATCGGACAGGGGGATGTGCTGGTGACGCCCCTGCAACTGGCCAAGGTGCTCAGCACCCTGGTCAACGAGGGCAAAAACCAGCCGCTCACGGTGATCCGGGCCATCAACGGCACGGTGCAACCCCACAAGAAAACCAGTCAGGTGGCCGGGCAGGCCTGGGTCTGGAAACAGGTCAAACAGGGCATGGAAATGACCACCCGCGAAGGCACCAGCAAACACATGCTGGGACCGGACCTGTTTCCGGTGCGCACCGGAGGCAAAACTGGAACCGCCCAGACCAACGCCCGCGTGGACGGCCAGGTGCAGCAATTCGAGCACTCCTGGTACGAAGGATACGGGCCTCTGGACAACCCCAATCTGGTGGTGGTGGCTTTCTTCGAGTTCGGAGGGGAAGGCTCAGGGGTGGCGCTTCCTGCCGTCAAGAAAGTCATGGCGGCACACTGGGGCATCAAACTGGACGACAAACTCAAAGTCGTTCCGGTGGATGAATTGCCTGCAGATTGA
- a CDS encoding aldo/keto reductase, translating to MTLLTELKPGALKLSRIIAGAWRMGDWNWNAQQRLAWIEQCLERGVSSFDHADIYGNYSVEDLFGEALALQPQLRERIQLVSKCGIKLLSDRRPEHRIKSYDYSSTHIRESVENSLKALRTDHLDLLLLHRPSPLLNADEVAETFAALKQEGKVLHFGVSNFSPAQFALLNSRFPLVTNQIELSPLHLDPLHDGTLDQAQELRTAPMVWSPLAQGRVFTGEGDQAQRVRGTLHKLADQHGVAVSTVVYAWILMHPSNPFPITGSQRMSVINEAVQALQVKLSAENWFEVWQAAAGHEVP from the coding sequence ATGACCCTGCTGACCGAACTCAAACCCGGAGCCTTGAAGCTGTCCCGCATCATTGCCGGAGCCTGGAGGATGGGTGATTGGAACTGGAACGCCCAGCAGCGCCTTGCATGGATTGAGCAGTGTTTAGAACGCGGCGTCAGCAGCTTCGACCATGCCGACATCTACGGCAACTACAGCGTGGAAGACCTCTTTGGGGAAGCGCTGGCTTTGCAACCCCAGCTGAGGGAGCGCATCCAGCTGGTCAGCAAATGCGGCATCAAACTGCTCTCTGACCGCAGGCCAGAGCACCGCATCAAATCCTATGATTACAGCAGCACCCACATTCGGGAGTCTGTGGAAAACTCCCTGAAGGCCCTGCGCACCGACCATCTGGATTTGCTGTTGCTGCACCGCCCCAGCCCCCTCCTGAATGCAGATGAAGTGGCCGAAACCTTTGCAGCGTTAAAGCAGGAAGGCAAGGTGCTGCACTTCGGGGTGTCCAACTTCAGTCCAGCCCAGTTTGCCCTGTTGAACAGCCGTTTCCCACTGGTCACCAACCAGATTGAACTGTCTCCGCTGCATCTGGACCCCCTGCATGACGGGACGCTGGATCAGGCCCAGGAATTGAGAACGGCTCCGATGGTCTGGTCTCCGCTGGCGCAGGGCCGCGTTTTCACCGGAGAAGGCGATCAGGCCCAGCGGGTCAGGGGTACCCTGCACAAACTGGCCGACCAGCACGGAGTTGCCGTATCCACAGTGGTGTATGCCTGGATCCTGATGCACCCCAGCAACCCCTTCCCCATCACGGGCTCCCAGCGCATGTCCGTGATCAATGAAGCCGTGCAGGCCCTGCAGGTCAAACTGTCTGCAGAAAACTGGTTTGAGGTGTGGCAGGCCGCAGCGGGACATGAAGTGCCCTGA
- the pta gene encoding phosphate acetyltransferase has protein sequence MKIFFVAPVGQQVGLSSTALGLVRALQRASLKVGFCKPIAQDHTSLDRSVHFAKENCKVQSPSPINLDRAEMFLGQHQEDSLMEEVVSVFQKASEGADVVVVEGLAITGKNPYASQLNVSMARNLGADTVLVASLAGNTTFDLADQLEITAHDYASSNRQALAGYVLNFAEPDTDVMKLLHDLRTHSALLAGLPMLGVLPRNAELAAPRTWDVAQHLHARILNQGHMKMRRVRANMVSARSVNRIVELFKPGTLVVVPGDREDVIMATSLASLNGIPLAGMLVTCGEMPNENILRLCRPALNSDLPVMLVDSNSYQTANLLSQMDPQVPLDDLERMEQVLDFVADRLDSGSLQQNIHLTHERRMSPPAFRFELIQKARAARKRIVLPEGDEPRTVRAAILCHEKGIAECILLAPPERVHHVAEAQGLHLPENLKVLDPASVRARYIEPMVELRKHKGLTHPMAEQQLEDTVVLGTMMLALGEVDGLVSGAIHTTANTIRPALQLIKTAPSASIVSSVFFMLMPEQVLVYGDCAVNPNPTAEELADIAIQSADSAAAFGIIPRVAMISYSTGTSGAGDDVEKVRKATELARTKRPDLVIDGPMQYDAASVVSVGEQKAPGSPVAGKATVFIFPDLNTGNTTYKAVQRSAHVVSVGPMLQGLRKPVNDLSRGALVDDIVYTIALTAIQAAQTQHLTPS, from the coding sequence GTGAAAATCTTTTTTGTCGCTCCGGTGGGTCAACAGGTGGGTCTGTCCAGCACAGCGCTGGGTCTGGTGCGGGCCTTGCAGAGGGCTTCGCTGAAAGTGGGGTTCTGCAAGCCCATCGCGCAGGACCACACCAGCCTGGACCGCAGCGTGCATTTCGCCAAGGAGAACTGCAAGGTGCAGTCCCCCTCCCCCATCAACCTGGACCGGGCCGAGATGTTTCTGGGCCAGCACCAGGAAGACAGCCTGATGGAAGAGGTGGTGAGTGTCTTTCAGAAGGCCTCCGAGGGGGCAGATGTGGTGGTGGTGGAGGGTCTGGCCATCACCGGAAAAAACCCTTATGCCAGTCAGCTCAATGTTTCGATGGCCCGCAACCTGGGGGCAGACACCGTGCTGGTGGCCTCCCTGGCCGGGAACACCACTTTTGATCTGGCAGACCAGCTGGAAATCACCGCCCACGATTACGCCAGCAGCAACCGTCAGGCCCTGGCGGGTTATGTGCTGAATTTTGCCGAGCCTGACACCGATGTGATGAAACTTCTGCACGATCTGCGCACCCACAGCGCACTGCTGGCCGGGCTGCCCATGCTGGGGGTGCTGCCTCGCAATGCAGAACTGGCTGCTCCACGCACCTGGGATGTGGCCCAGCATCTGCATGCCAGGATCCTGAACCAGGGTCACATGAAGATGCGGCGGGTGCGGGCCAACATGGTTTCGGCCCGTTCGGTGAACCGCATTGTGGAACTGTTCAAACCCGGAACCCTGGTGGTGGTGCCTGGAGACCGCGAGGATGTGATCATGGCGACCAGTCTGGCCAGCCTGAATGGCATTCCACTGGCAGGCATGCTGGTGACCTGTGGTGAGATGCCCAACGAGAACATCCTGCGCCTGTGCAGGCCTGCACTGAACTCGGATCTGCCGGTGATGCTGGTGGATTCCAACAGTTACCAGACCGCAAATTTGCTGAGCCAGATGGATCCTCAGGTGCCTCTGGACGACCTGGAACGCATGGAGCAGGTGCTGGATTTCGTGGCAGACCGCCTGGATTCGGGCTCCCTGCAGCAGAACATCCATCTGACCCACGAGCGCAGGATGTCTCCTCCGGCTTTCCGTTTTGAATTGATCCAGAAGGCCCGTGCTGCCCGCAAACGCATCGTGCTGCCTGAAGGTGATGAGCCCCGCACCGTCAGGGCTGCCATTTTGTGCCATGAAAAAGGCATTGCCGAGTGCATTTTGCTGGCCCCTCCTGAACGGGTGCACCATGTGGCCGAAGCGCAGGGTTTGCACCTCCCCGAGAATTTGAAGGTGCTGGATCCAGCCAGCGTGCGTGCAAGGTACATCGAGCCAATGGTGGAACTGCGCAAGCACAAGGGCCTCACCCACCCAATGGCAGAACAGCAACTGGAAGACACCGTGGTGCTCGGGACCATGATGCTTGCTCTGGGAGAGGTGGACGGTCTGGTGAGCGGGGCCATCCACACCACCGCCAACACCATCCGACCGGCTTTGCAACTGATCAAGACCGCTCCGAGCGCCAGCATTGTCAGCAGTGTCTTTTTCATGCTGATGCCTGAACAGGTGCTGGTGTACGGGGATTGCGCCGTGAATCCCAACCCCACTGCGGAAGAGCTGGCAGACATTGCCATCCAATCTGCAGATTCTGCTGCAGCTTTTGGGATCATTCCCAGGGTCGCCATGATCAGTTATTCCACGGGGACTTCTGGAGCCGGGGACGATGTGGAGAAGGTGCGCAAGGCCACCGAACTGGCAAGGACCAAGCGGCCTGATCTGGTGATCGATGGTCCCATGCAATATGACGCGGCCAGTGTGGTCAGTGTGGGCGAGCAGAAAGCACCAGGCAGTCCTGTGGCAGGAAAAGCCACGGTGTTCATCTTTCCAGACCTCAACACCGGGAACACCACCTACAAGGCGGTGCAGCGCAGTGCCCATGTGGTGAGTGTGGGTCCGATGCTTCAGGGCCTGAGAAAACCGGTCAATGACCTCTCCCGGGGTGCCCTGGTGGATGACATCGTATACACCATTGCCCTGACCGCCATTCAGGCGGCACAGACCCAGCACCTGACCCCTTCCTGA
- a CDS encoding GlcG/HbpS family heme-binding protein: protein MKAHFSLGDQEAQQALNAIHTELLKRNKTAVIAIADSHGELLALRRMDGAGLPSIQVATNKAYSAARLGEFTGDTGKAANTQGWSFSYYGELKYVGWDGGVPVWHQNQVVGSVAVSGLAPTEDRELAELGAKAILDHLNLELIA from the coding sequence ATGAAAGCACACTTCAGCCTGGGAGATCAGGAAGCCCAGCAGGCCCTAAATGCCATTCACACCGAACTGCTGAAACGAAACAAAACAGCAGTCATTGCCATCGCCGATTCACACGGAGAATTGCTGGCCCTGCGCCGCATGGATGGTGCGGGTCTGCCCTCCATTCAGGTGGCCACCAACAAAGCCTACTCTGCAGCAAGGCTGGGGGAATTCACCGGAGACACCGGAAAAGCAGCGAACACCCAGGGCTGGAGTTTCAGCTATTACGGCGAACTGAAGTACGTGGGCTGGGATGGCGGTGTCCCGGTGTGGCACCAGAACCAGGTGGTGGGCTCGGTGGCCGTCAGTGGGCTCGCTCCCACCGAAGACCGCGAACTGGCCGAACTGGGTGCAAAAGCCATTCTGGACCATCTGAACCTGGAGTTGATTGCATGA
- a CDS encoding NUDIX hydrolase: protein MPLSLLNDILNTLKERERVTLHLPEYRSAAVLVGFTAEENPRILLTVRSLDLPSHQGQISFPGGKIEAGETIIEAALREAWEEVGLDPSQVTVHGMWDDTFTPQGFHVTPVIATLPADYPFTLTSEVAEILLVPVADLMQLSPQTLEREFKGRTHLIYTYPWNGHRIWGMTGRIIHGVLHPELHPREY from the coding sequence ATGCCCTTAAGCCTGCTGAATGACATCCTGAACACCCTCAAAGAGCGAGAGCGCGTGACCCTGCACCTGCCAGAGTACCGCAGCGCTGCCGTGCTGGTCGGTTTTACAGCAGAAGAAAACCCCAGAATACTGCTCACTGTGCGCTCTCTGGATTTGCCCAGCCATCAAGGCCAGATCAGTTTTCCCGGTGGCAAAATCGAAGCAGGGGAGACCATCATTGAGGCGGCCCTCAGGGAAGCCTGGGAAGAGGTGGGTCTGGACCCCAGTCAGGTCACGGTGCATGGCATGTGGGACGACACCTTCACCCCACAAGGCTTTCACGTCACGCCGGTGATCGCCACTTTGCCTGCAGATTACCCTTTCACCCTGACCTCAGAGGTGGCAGAAATCCTGCTGGTCCCGGTTGCAGACCTCATGCAGCTGTCGCCCCAGACCCTGGAGCGGGAATTCAAAGGCCGCACCCACCTGATCTACACCTACCCCTGGAACGGACACCGCATCTGGGGCATGACGGGCAGGATCATTCATGGGGTGCTGCACCCGGAACTCCATCCCAGAGAGTATTGA
- a CDS encoding beta-ketoacyl-ACP synthase III — translation MNVGITALATHLPEKRITNEDLSRTLDTSDEWIYTRTGIKQRFLAAEHESTSTLAIQATAKLAPEALSGVDLVIVATATPDAYFPSVAALVQDHFKLQAAAFDLSAACAGWAYALNVAAAQIQAGTSKKALVIGAETLSRITNWEDRTTAVLFGDGAGVAVLEEVPEPYGFKSFVWGTDGSGGKHLHSGATAKTLPSGEALHPYIVQNGREVFKFATRVIPEAILTATRKAGLNVEDLDRIVPHQANARIIEAAADRLKLDLGKFVVSLQEHANNSSATIPLALDYARRNNLLKKGDIIALAGFGGGLTWASAVLVWAY, via the coding sequence ATGAATGTTGGAATCACTGCCCTTGCCACCCACCTTCCCGAAAAACGCATCACCAATGAAGACCTCTCCAGAACGCTGGACACCAGCGACGAATGGATTTACACCCGCACCGGAATCAAACAGCGTTTTCTGGCTGCAGAACACGAATCCACCAGCACTCTGGCGATTCAGGCCACCGCAAAGCTCGCTCCTGAGGCCCTGAGTGGGGTGGATCTGGTGATTGTGGCCACGGCCACTCCAGATGCTTACTTTCCTTCTGTGGCTGCACTGGTGCAGGACCATTTCAAGCTGCAAGCCGCGGCTTTTGATCTGTCTGCAGCCTGTGCGGGATGGGCTTATGCCCTCAATGTGGCTGCGGCCCAGATCCAGGCGGGCACCAGCAAGAAAGCCCTGGTGATCGGTGCAGAAACCCTCTCCAGGATCACCAACTGGGAAGACCGCACCACGGCGGTGCTGTTCGGAGATGGAGCAGGGGTGGCCGTTCTGGAAGAAGTCCCAGAGCCTTATGGTTTCAAAAGCTTTGTCTGGGGAACAGACGGCTCAGGGGGCAAGCACCTCCACTCAGGGGCCACAGCAAAAACCCTGCCCTCAGGAGAAGCCCTGCATCCTTACATCGTCCAGAATGGCCGTGAGGTCTTCAAATTTGCCACCCGCGTGATCCCCGAAGCCATTCTGACCGCCACGCGCAAAGCAGGCCTGAACGTGGAAGACCTGGACCGCATTGTGCCCCACCAGGCCAATGCCCGCATCATAGAGGCTGCCGCAGACCGCCTGAAACTGGACCTCGGCAAGTTTGTGGTCAGCCTGCAAGAGCATGCCAACAACTCCAGCGCCACCATCCCCCTGGCCCTCGATTATGCCCGGAGAAACAATCTGCTGAAAAAAGGCGACATCATCGCTCTGGCGGGTTTTGGAGGAGGGCTCACCTGGGCTTCTGCGGTGCTGGTCTGGGCGTACTGA
- the mreC gene encoding rod shape-determining protein MreC, whose amino-acid sequence MFKQLTLLFIAFLIVGLVMTRFMPTPPMAVTSGIIPLTRLSQQISMNIKNAVTSVLEQRDLRDRYNLNHEELQSLRNEVRQLRLEVARLQRAEAVRKTVSPGIFTTAEITAIDPSPLLSRLRINLGGEQGVQRNMPVTVPTGLVGQVMEVSSREAWVITLVDPESNVGIAIQGKSGRGIAVGAPPDRLRAEFPRNVDVQVGDQIVTASLGGVYPANVRVGVVDSVLPLGANATKRVAFIKPDVDVSNLEEVILLRAL is encoded by the coding sequence ATGTTTAAACAGCTCACCCTGCTGTTCATCGCCTTTCTGATTGTCGGACTGGTGATGACCCGCTTCATGCCCACCCCCCCCATGGCCGTGACCAGCGGGATCATTCCGTTGACCCGCCTCTCCCAGCAAATCTCCATGAACATCAAAAATGCGGTCACCAGCGTTCTGGAGCAGCGGGATTTGCGGGACCGCTACAACCTCAACCACGAAGAGTTGCAAAGCCTGCGCAACGAGGTGCGGCAACTGAGGCTGGAGGTGGCCCGACTGCAACGTGCCGAAGCGGTGCGCAAGACCGTCAGCCCTGGCATTTTCACCACCGCCGAAATCACCGCCATTGACCCCTCTCCCTTGCTGTCCCGCCTGAGGATCAACCTGGGCGGAGAGCAGGGCGTGCAGCGCAACATGCCGGTCACGGTGCCCACCGGACTGGTCGGACAGGTGATGGAGGTCAGCAGCCGTGAAGCCTGGGTGATCACCCTGGTGGACCCCGAATCCAACGTGGGCATCGCCATCCAGGGCAAATCTGGACGGGGCATTGCGGTGGGAGCGCCACCAGACCGCCTGCGTGCCGAATTCCCCCGCAATGTGGACGTGCAGGTCGGAGACCAGATCGTGACGGCCAGCCTGGGCGGCGTGTACCCGGCCAACGTGCGGGTGGGCGTGGTGGATTCGGTGCTGCCCCTGGGGGCCAATGCCACCAAACGGGTGGCTTTCATCAAGCCAGATGTGGATGTCAGCAACCTGGAAGAAGTGATTCTGTTGAGGGCCCTGTGA